The DNA sequence GAGCGCCGGAAAAATTCGCTGAGGCTGCCACGCAAACGCCGCGTCAGCTTTCGGTACTGTTCGGCGGCAACTATGACCACGGCATCGTTGCCGTGCAAGGTGATCATTTGCGGGCCTTCCTCATGCGCCAGGCGCACGACTTCCGACAACCGGTTTTTCGC is a window from the Burkholderiales bacterium genome containing:
- a CDS encoding type II toxin-antitoxin system prevent-host-death family antitoxin, with product AKNRLSEVVRLAHEEGPQMITLHGNDAVVIVAAEQYRKLTRRLRGSLSEFFRRSPLSGAKLDLTRSRDTGRASDL